A genome region from Eretmochelys imbricata isolate rEreImb1 chromosome 8, rEreImb1.hap1, whole genome shotgun sequence includes the following:
- the DIO1 gene encoding type I iodothyronine deiodinase isoform X1: MFRIRVIIQKTLILLYVSLCVAVGKMLMILFPEMMKRYILKQGQKSSIGINPKFSYENWGPTFFSLKYLLFVLKVKWKKLEDEAFEGYNAPNTPVADFRDEMHHILDFMQDNRPLVLNFGSCTUPSFLFKFSEFNKLVEDFNCIADFLIIYIEEAHATDGWAFENNIVIKNHRNLQDRKKAAQFLLKENPLCPVVLDTMENLSSSKYAALPERLYLVQGGKVVYKGGVGPWNYHPQDIRAILEKLK, encoded by the exons ATGTTCAGAATCAGGGTCATTATACAGAAGACCTTGATTCTTTTGTATGTATCTCTGTGTGTTGCTGTTGGTAAAATGCTGATGATATTGTTCCCGGAAATGATGAAAAGATATATTCTAAAACAGGGGCAAAAGAGCAGCATAGGCATCAATCCAAAGTTCAGCTATGAGAATTGGGGTCCGACTTTCTTCAGCTTGAAATATTTACTCTTTGTTTTGAAAGTGAAGTGGAAAAAGCTGGAAGATGAAGCATTTGAAGGATATAATGCTCCCAACACCCCCGTGGCAGACTTCAGGGATGAAATGCATCACATCCTGGACTTCATGCAAG ACAACAGGCCTTTAGTCCTGAATTTTGGAAGCTGCACCTGACCTTCATTTCTTTTCAAATTCAGCGAGTTCAACAAGCTTGTTGAAGATTTTAACTGCATAGCAGATTTCCTTATAATCTATATTGAAGAAGCTCATGCAACAG atgGATGGGCTTTTGAAAACAACATTGTTATTAAAAATCACCGAAACCTTCAAGATCGAAAAAAGGCTGCACAATTTCTTTTGAAAGAGAATCCTTTATGCCCAGTGGTTTTAGATACTATGGAAAACCTGAGCAGTTCAAAATACGCAGCTCTGCCAGAAAGACTTTATCTGGTGCAAGGAGGAAAGGTTGTCTATAAG GGTGGAGTGGGACCTTGGAATTACCATCCACAGGACATACGTGCCATCTTGGAAAAACTAAAATAG
- the DIO1 gene encoding type I iodothyronine deiodinase isoform X2, which produces MFRIRVIIQKTLILLYVSLCVAVGKMLMILFPEMMKRYILKQGQKSSIGINPKFSYENWGPTFFSLKYLLFVLKVKWKKLEDEAFEGYNAPNTPVADFRDEMHHILDFMQDGWAFENNIVIKNHRNLQDRKKAAQFLLKENPLCPVVLDTMENLSSSKYAALPERLYLVQGGKVVYKGGVGPWNYHPQDIRAILEKLK; this is translated from the exons ATGTTCAGAATCAGGGTCATTATACAGAAGACCTTGATTCTTTTGTATGTATCTCTGTGTGTTGCTGTTGGTAAAATGCTGATGATATTGTTCCCGGAAATGATGAAAAGATATATTCTAAAACAGGGGCAAAAGAGCAGCATAGGCATCAATCCAAAGTTCAGCTATGAGAATTGGGGTCCGACTTTCTTCAGCTTGAAATATTTACTCTTTGTTTTGAAAGTGAAGTGGAAAAAGCTGGAAGATGAAGCATTTGAAGGATATAATGCTCCCAACACCCCCGTGGCAGACTTCAGGGATGAAATGCATCACATCCTGGACTTCATGCAAG atgGATGGGCTTTTGAAAACAACATTGTTATTAAAAATCACCGAAACCTTCAAGATCGAAAAAAGGCTGCACAATTTCTTTTGAAAGAGAATCCTTTATGCCCAGTGGTTTTAGATACTATGGAAAACCTGAGCAGTTCAAAATACGCAGCTCTGCCAGAAAGACTTTATCTGGTGCAAGGAGGAAAGGTTGTCTATAAG GGTGGAGTGGGACCTTGGAATTACCATCCACAGGACATACGTGCCATCTTGGAAAAACTAAAATAG
- the YIPF1 gene encoding protein YIPF1 isoform X3 — MATVDDLKFQEFDDAANLLAGNPDATTISIDEPSENLKNQYGLLQDSRREEDDELLGTDDSDKTELLAGQKKSAPFWTFEYYQTFFDVDTYQVLDRIKGSVFPIPGKNFVRLYIRSNPDLYGPFWICATLVFAIAISGNLSNFFIHLGKPAYRYVPEFRKVSIAATAIYAYAWLVPLALWGFLMWRNSKVMSIVSYSFLEIVCVYGYSLFIYIPTAILWIIPQKAVRWILVMFALCLSGSVLVMTFWPAVRDDNRRIALATMVTVVLLHALLAIGCLAYFFDAPDLNVLIPTAAAQNGTIVATKTQ, encoded by the exons ATGGCGACTGTGGATGATTTAAAGTTTCAAG AATTTGATGATGCAGCTAACTTGCTGGCAGGAAACCCAGATGCCACCACAATAAGTATTGATGAGCCTAGTGAAAACCTCAAGAATCAGTATGGCCTTCTGCAAGACTCTAGGAGAGAGGAGGATGATGAGTTACTGGGGACTGATGACTCAGATAAAACTGAG TTACTTGCAGGACAGAAGAAAAGTGCCCCCTTCTGGACATTTGAATACTACCAGACTTTCTTTGATGTGGATACATATCAG GTCCTAGACAGAATAAAAGGCTCGGTTTTCCCAATACCAGGAAAAAACTTTGTAAGACTATATATACGCAGCAATCCAGATCTTTATG GTCCATTTTGGATATGTGCCACATTAGTCTTTGCCATTGCTATTAGTGGTAATCTTTCAAATTTCTTCATCCATCTGGGTAAACCTGCATATCGGTATGTGCCTGAGTTCAGAAAAG TGTCCATAGCTGCAACAGCTATCTATGCTTATGCTTGGCTGGTTCCTCTGGCTCTCTGGGGATTCCTTATGTGGAGAAATAGTAAAGTTATGAGCATCGTCTCCTACTCGTTTCTTGAGATAGTGTGTGTCTATGGCTATTCACTCTTTATTTATATTCCAACAGCT ATTTTGTGGATTATTCCACAAAAAGCTGTACGATGGATCTTGGTAATGTTTGCTCTGTGCCTTTCGGGGTCAGTTTTAGTAATGACATTTTGGCCTGCTGTTAGAGACGATAACCGAAGGATTGCACTGGCTACTATGGTGACTGTTGTACTTCTTCATGCCCTGCTTGCTATTGGTTGTTTG GCATACTTTTTTGATGCTCCTGACCTGAATGTTCTTATACCTACTGCAGCTGCTCAAAATGGAACAATAGTAGCAACAAAGACTCAGTAA
- the YIPF1 gene encoding protein YIPF1 isoform X2 produces MPNYSAGAVEKWCETQSEAHGMMGQKKLHHGLLSPYPCCTAIHSVFPQLLAAEEFDDAANLLAGNPDATTISIDEPSENLKNQYGLLQDSRREEDDELLGTDDSDKTELLAGQKKSAPFWTFEYYQTFFDVDTYQVLDRIKGSVFPIPGKNFVRLYIRSNPDLYGPFWICATLVFAIAISGNLSNFFIHLGKPAYRYVPEFRKVSIAATAIYAYAWLVPLALWGFLMWRNSKVMSIVSYSFLEIVCVYGYSLFIYIPTAILWIIPQKAVRWILVMFALCLSGSVLVMTFWPAVRDDNRRIALATMAYFFDAPDLNVLIPTAAAQNGTIVATKTQ; encoded by the exons atgcctaaTTACTCTGCAGGGGCTGTTGAAAAATGGTGTGAAACGCAAtcagaagcccatggaatgatgggacagaaaaaactgcatcatgggctGTTGAGCCCATACCCATGTTGCACTGCAATCCACTCTGTCTTCCCACAACTCCTAGCTGCAGAAG AATTTGATGATGCAGCTAACTTGCTGGCAGGAAACCCAGATGCCACCACAATAAGTATTGATGAGCCTAGTGAAAACCTCAAGAATCAGTATGGCCTTCTGCAAGACTCTAGGAGAGAGGAGGATGATGAGTTACTGGGGACTGATGACTCAGATAAAACTGAG TTACTTGCAGGACAGAAGAAAAGTGCCCCCTTCTGGACATTTGAATACTACCAGACTTTCTTTGATGTGGATACATATCAG GTCCTAGACAGAATAAAAGGCTCGGTTTTCCCAATACCAGGAAAAAACTTTGTAAGACTATATATACGCAGCAATCCAGATCTTTATG GTCCATTTTGGATATGTGCCACATTAGTCTTTGCCATTGCTATTAGTGGTAATCTTTCAAATTTCTTCATCCATCTGGGTAAACCTGCATATCGGTATGTGCCTGAGTTCAGAAAAG TGTCCATAGCTGCAACAGCTATCTATGCTTATGCTTGGCTGGTTCCTCTGGCTCTCTGGGGATTCCTTATGTGGAGAAATAGTAAAGTTATGAGCATCGTCTCCTACTCGTTTCTTGAGATAGTGTGTGTCTATGGCTATTCACTCTTTATTTATATTCCAACAGCT ATTTTGTGGATTATTCCACAAAAAGCTGTACGATGGATCTTGGTAATGTTTGCTCTGTGCCTTTCGGGGTCAGTTTTAGTAATGACATTTTGGCCTGCTGTTAGAGACGATAACCGAAGGATTGCACTGGCTACTATG GCATACTTTTTTGATGCTCCTGACCTGAATGTTCTTATACCTACTGCAGCTGCTCAAAATGGAACAATAGTAGCAACAAAGACTCAGTAA
- the YIPF1 gene encoding protein YIPF1 isoform X1, protein MPNYSAGAVEKWCETQSEAHGMMGQKKLHHGLLSPYPCCTAIHSVFPQLLAAEEFDDAANLLAGNPDATTISIDEPSENLKNQYGLLQDSRREEDDELLGTDDSDKTELLAGQKKSAPFWTFEYYQTFFDVDTYQVLDRIKGSVFPIPGKNFVRLYIRSNPDLYGPFWICATLVFAIAISGNLSNFFIHLGKPAYRYVPEFRKVSIAATAIYAYAWLVPLALWGFLMWRNSKVMSIVSYSFLEIVCVYGYSLFIYIPTAILWIIPQKAVRWILVMFALCLSGSVLVMTFWPAVRDDNRRIALATMVTVVLLHALLAIGCLAYFFDAPDLNVLIPTAAAQNGTIVATKTQ, encoded by the exons atgcctaaTTACTCTGCAGGGGCTGTTGAAAAATGGTGTGAAACGCAAtcagaagcccatggaatgatgggacagaaaaaactgcatcatgggctGTTGAGCCCATACCCATGTTGCACTGCAATCCACTCTGTCTTCCCACAACTCCTAGCTGCAGAAG AATTTGATGATGCAGCTAACTTGCTGGCAGGAAACCCAGATGCCACCACAATAAGTATTGATGAGCCTAGTGAAAACCTCAAGAATCAGTATGGCCTTCTGCAAGACTCTAGGAGAGAGGAGGATGATGAGTTACTGGGGACTGATGACTCAGATAAAACTGAG TTACTTGCAGGACAGAAGAAAAGTGCCCCCTTCTGGACATTTGAATACTACCAGACTTTCTTTGATGTGGATACATATCAG GTCCTAGACAGAATAAAAGGCTCGGTTTTCCCAATACCAGGAAAAAACTTTGTAAGACTATATATACGCAGCAATCCAGATCTTTATG GTCCATTTTGGATATGTGCCACATTAGTCTTTGCCATTGCTATTAGTGGTAATCTTTCAAATTTCTTCATCCATCTGGGTAAACCTGCATATCGGTATGTGCCTGAGTTCAGAAAAG TGTCCATAGCTGCAACAGCTATCTATGCTTATGCTTGGCTGGTTCCTCTGGCTCTCTGGGGATTCCTTATGTGGAGAAATAGTAAAGTTATGAGCATCGTCTCCTACTCGTTTCTTGAGATAGTGTGTGTCTATGGCTATTCACTCTTTATTTATATTCCAACAGCT ATTTTGTGGATTATTCCACAAAAAGCTGTACGATGGATCTTGGTAATGTTTGCTCTGTGCCTTTCGGGGTCAGTTTTAGTAATGACATTTTGGCCTGCTGTTAGAGACGATAACCGAAGGATTGCACTGGCTACTATGGTGACTGTTGTACTTCTTCATGCCCTGCTTGCTATTGGTTGTTTG GCATACTTTTTTGATGCTCCTGACCTGAATGTTCTTATACCTACTGCAGCTGCTCAAAATGGAACAATAGTAGCAACAAAGACTCAGTAA